From the Drosophila simulans strain w501 chromosome 2L, Prin_Dsim_3.1, whole genome shotgun sequence genome, the window CCAGTACGGGCCGCAATACTGCCTCTGCGATAATTGGTACCATCAGCCACCGCCgacgcagcaacagcagcagctccaccaccaacaacaaaggGCCAAGAACCTGATGGCCAACGGTGGCTGCTATTTTGGTAAGTACACTCATGcaaaattcaaaagaaaagGCCATAAATTAGGTTctaattgaaaaagaaaacccacCACCTACTTTGCtgggaaatttattttcccactCCCAAGGGAGAAACTTTCAAAGGTCCTACAGGACTTTTAATACTTGAAAATGGTGCcaaaataaagttaatatttttttttcaatataacCGGAGCAACACCCTAAGAATTGGCTCGAGTACCGCAGCAAACCAGACCATCATTTAATCATCTCTCAATTGTTTTTCATCGCCCAGGCTACGAGGCGAATCATCATCCCAGCCtgcatgccacgcccccacatCCCAGCCATATAACCGACGAGGAGGATTCGGCATTCCCCGGACTGGCCGATCGAGAGTTCCACCTGCTGCACCGGAACATTCCGGCACTGCGACGAACCGGAGTGGATACCACACGCATCAGACAGGTGAGCAGTGCCACAGAAAGTGTGCCCAGCAAAAGGACATGTCAAACAGTAATTGCCAACCTTTGTTCTGATATTCTTtctacactgaaagaaactaGATATTATTTTGCTTACCACATCCTTATTGCGAACCTTAAAGGTGTTTTAGTGTATgctttaaaaatgaaaggacTCATGGTTCTTTGGGTTAATTATTTGTTGCACACTTTAAAACAACTTTATAAGGATTCAGCtgtgtttttaatattattttacttttttgaaTTCACCTTAATTTTCTTCTGTGCACTTGCAGTACTTTTATCCCGATGGCGGCTGGGGCTGGATCATCTGTGGAGTGTCCTTTCTGGTCCACATCCTGACCACCGGACTGCAGCTCAGCTACGGCCTTTTGTGGTTCTATGCCGTCCAGTATTTGCATAATACCAGTGGCATAGGTAAGTCATGGAAAAAAGGGGTTATTCGCTCGAATACGAATCCTTCGGCCCGTTCTTTAATGGGAATGTGTAATCATGGTCGTCGCAGTCCGTTGTTATCGCTCGgtcattttcttgttttcctgCACATTTGTGGTGCTCTCTATTTTCAAAACACCCCCGTCGAGTAATCAAAATGTTTGTCACACTGTTTGGGccagaaatgcaaatgtttgtgAATAATACATGTTTGTAGGTGTGGgcttttgcataaatttcatttgctccTGACAGTGCGGACATCATTTAAGAGCAGTGTGAATATTGTCTATTGCCAAAAGTGTTCAGCACTCTAAAAGCCAACCATAAATCGTAAAAATAAAGTGTTAATACTATGCCAGCTGTGTGTGCACTGCTTTTGGCTATAAAACTATGCTATTTTCAAGTTAATTGGCTGCGTAATTCGtatctttatttatagaaGTGAagataaaattttattttgaaaaaataaattcattttaaattcattggggaaatgataataaaaatcTTTAACAAACCAAATTCATTGCTAGAATGGCcaaattaatattcaaataaagttATGTAAAGCAATCGATTTAATTAAAGGGTAAAGCATCGAATTGAATTATGATTTACTAAGTGTAAAGCATGTGTAAACATCAGAATGTCATTTTGCTAATGCGTTCTATTGATTTATGAACATTTCAGTGCCCTTTAATCGGCatctttaatttgtttaaagcaAAGACCCCGCATATTTGTAGGGGCATTAACACCCACAACTTACCTTTCCACAACCTTTCCTTGTGACCTTCGTCAAGTTGACTCCGCCGCTTAAGAACATTATCACTCACGGGCTTAATTTCTCCTTACAGAACTGCTGGGCGCTTTGAGCTGGTCAGTTTCCATGGTGGCCACATCGTTTGTGGTGTCGCTGTGCCGTAAACGCTCCATCCGCCTGCTGTCCATCGTGGGTGGGCTGGTGATGCCCCTGGGCATATTGTTCACCTCATTTGCCACGGAATTTGGCCAGGTTGTTTTCAGTTATGGTGCGTATAGCCCGGGTATAtggtttgtatataaataaataacctGCCAGATGCCAGCCTGACGGCACCGGAAGTCGCTTATCATTTGCACCCAcaagcactgagaaaaaaccagttgcctaaaagtatgcaacatcTTAGTCTAAACGATAAGCGAAGCCATGTTTAAACAGCTTTAAAAGTATCAATATTTTAACAGTAGTTATTAAATGGCTACTATTTTTTCTCACTGTACTCAAAACACCATTCGAAACACTTCCGCAGGCATCGTCTTCGGAGTTGGGGTCGCCATGGTGCGGGAGGCATCAACCGTGATGCTGGGCAATTACTTTAAGCGGCGCCGTCAATTCGTCGAAATGGTGGCCATGTCCGGCGAGGGAGTTGGCATCGCTTTGTTCTCCGTCATTTTGAAGGAGGGCGTGGGCAAGGCGGGCTGGCGCCTGGGCCTCCAGATTGTCGCTGCTTTGACGGCACTCAGCTTTTTCATGGGCCTAATGTACCGACCCGCCTCCCTCTATCATCCCCAGCGCCGGGCCATCCAGCATCTCAAAAATCAGCGCAAAAAGGTGGGAAATTGTGTGTTGTGCAAAGTTTCGGTTTTGATTTACCACCGCCCGCCGCCCGCGGCCAcaaccattttccattttcagaTGAGGGAGAAGAAGCCGATTCTCAGCCAGGATGTGGAGAGCACACCGAAGTACTTTTTTCTGGACATATCATCACTGAAATCGGTGACTGTTAAAATTTTACTCATGACCTCCAGCGTGGCCTCCTTTGGCATTTATACACCCATGTTCCTAATGGTAAGTGCTTTTCCTAATTTCTCTAACTTATTGCATGCCAGGTTTCCATTAACTAATCTGAGAGGTTTTTACCtcctaaaaaatattaacgtaatttataaatttaaaggtGCTCAAAATCTGTATTTTATTCTACAGGCACTCAATGCCGCCGAGCAGGGCTCTGATGTGCAAGAATTGGTTCTGTTGCAAACATTTCTGGGAATTTCCATGGCCCTGGGTGTGGTTATAGCTGGAGCTCTGCTGAGACGATGTTTTGTGATCAGGCACTTTGTGATCAATACCAAGATTGTCACGCAGGTGGGTCAAGGGTTGTTAGCTGATACTGACTGAAAACCACTcgataaaaacaatttattatgaGCAATTATGCTAATATTAAAGTTTAACCCTGCTCATACCAAACTTTAATGTATTCCCCCAGCTGTTCCTATCAATTGTGGCCTTGGCTATCCTCTTTTTATCCTTCGTCATGGGCTACACGGGCCTGTGTATACTAAGCTGGTTGTATGGCATTGGTCTGGGCGGCTTTCAATACTCCCTAAAGATTTTGGCACTCGAACGCATCAAGCTGAAACATTTCTCCAAGGCCTGGGGTGAGTTCagactttttaaatatttaaattgcggATTTGACTTTGGGCTCTTCTCCTTTGCAGGCTTCATTCGGGGCGTGGAGTCAGTTCCTGTGCTGATAAGCGTGCCACTTACCTCGTTTCTGAATGATTACTCCCTAAAATACGGAAGGGCGGGCTACTACATATGTTCGGCGGCGGCTGCCATCTCGggaattataatatttttcataagcgaaccgcagcagcagcatcagcaacagcagcagcagttgcaccaTCATTATCAGCAGCGAAATGGTCATCTGGCGACTCCAACGCTGATGCGCCACGCCTCCGCCCGCCAGCATCGCCCCCATTTGCCGATGGACTATGGATATGGGGAGTATCCCGCCCCCGATCTGCTCAGTCGGAGCTGCATTAGTCTCAATCAAATGGAGCCCTATCTGCAGACGAACTTCTGCCAGAGGCAcatgttgcagcagcagcaacaacaacagcagcagcagcaacattccCACCTGCAGCAATTGGCCTGTCACAATCTAGatttgcagcagcatcaggTAATGTCACACTGGGAGAAACAAACGTTACATTTATCTTTCAGACATTTTTACTATATTTATAACTAAAACATTCGACATATTTTTTGAACCGTACAGGGGCGTGGAGCCTACCAGTTGGGCCAGGGGAGCATCGGGGCCAAGATGGGCAAGCGACTGCAGCGGAGTCTGTCCTTCATCCAACAGCACAGCAACTGCTGCGATGGCCAAATGTACTGCAGCTGGCACAGCACCTACGAGCTGGGCTGTCACAAGAGCAACAAGTGAGTAGGATGGATGGAAAGGGACTTCTAATCATTCCGACGTGTGCAATGAACCGGCTTCCTTTATATGCAATTGAATGGCAAATCAAAGATCTGTGGGAAATTGTCTGCCAATTTTACAAGCTAAGTAGCTATTGACAGCTTACATCGAGTAAATTGTTAAAAGTCAAAGGGATTACAATTGAGCAGGGAAAGTATTAAATTAAGAGCAGTGATGCACATTTGCACCAGGCAAATTGTATGGAAATGCTTTGGTAATTCCCgaacaataattatttaatgttatttatcACAAGCGAAAGCGACAAGCCAATTTACAAGCGTTTATCGAAATTTTCAGGGCTTAACATTTCAcatcttaaatttatttgctacATTAATCGTTagattcattttattttcgttataGTCagaaaagtaatattttatgGTTAAGTGGACTTTTCTAATAAGTGCTTAAGTGCAATTGTAGGAGACTTCAATCAATTTATCGATTCAAAATCGAAGTAGCCAAAACGGAAGCCAACATCTGAATTGAATCCAAAACCAATTAAGAGATTTCCCGTCGAACCAAACAATCAATGGCAATCAGGCTAGAAGCCCTAGGAAGACAATCAATTTGGCGGCGTCCTTCGTTGCTCATGCAGGCCGcaaatttgccattttgccaaTTTGCCACTTTGGCATTTGCGATGCCAGCCTGAGATACTCGTACCATTTTGCCGCACGCCGAAAACTGTGTTGACACTCCGCCTAAACCATGGGAATTGACTTGCCATTTTGCAGGAACCCGGGATCGGCAGACCGTCAGCCATTGATATGCACCTGCAGCAGTCCAAATAGGAATACGGTCACCTATGGAACTCACGGACCAACCGGACCACCCGGACCACCTGGCCCACCCAGTTCCACCCGCAGCCGCAGTGTTCCAGAGGGTTTATCCACGATGTCGCAGCAGTGTAACTGTCGTCAGGGTCCTGCCACTTTTCCGGCACCCACGCGGGAGTTCATCTACGTGCCGCACGCCTATGCCTCCCTGCAAAGAACTCCCCATCGCCACAGCCAGGGTGCGGGCTCGGGCTCGGGGCCGGGAAACTCAGCATTGCGAAACAATCCACAATGCCGGCTGAAAAGATCCCAATCCCTGTGCCGACCCAATGCCGTTCAGTTCGTGGAGCAAATCACCACGTCCGTGTAGGAATATGGTATGTGGCAATAGCACTGGGAGAAAAGTTTCGGCGAAAGCAGAGATGCGCTGGAGAAAACACTTGTCTTTGGAGAACTCTAGAAAGCTAATGGTATCTTATGATTATATATTTCGGGTTTCCAACTATATCTCGAGTggtttgtaaacaaaatgatgTCTATTAGTATGCTTTACAGAAAGGTTGTCGTATCTCCCAGGGAGTTTCGAGCTCAAAATATTACGAAGCATACTCTTAGACCCCCTTACAAATCGCAAATCGCAgacttttccacatttatACTGTCGTTAGTGTATAAGATTCGGCAacattttcttcgagtgtgATCGAAGCCACAAGCATAAGGAAAATCGAAGATACCCCGTAGCAATTGGGTGCTATAAAACTTATATTTTGGTATTATGgtcccacccacacacacggcTACGTGAACCGCATGCACAATTTGTCAGATCTCTTCTAGTCTTTTGTCGTAGCTCTATTAGAAATGTAAAGTTAAAAACACCAACCAACCGAATGAAGTCCCACAACACCCAAACGAAGAAGGAAACTCGAtgaatttttcacaaaaaatccaCACTCAACTTttacacacacgcatgcatAAGCTAGGATGGAAATTTTACTCATTAgcatattaatatattatagaGATTACGGACAGACGGAAAGCTTTATCTTTGTCTCAAGCAAAAAGTATTCAACTTGTGGccaatacataaatatttacgagATAATTCAATCGAGCAGAGAACAGACGCAATGAAAAcggaaacaaacaaacttctTGAATGGTCCATTTTATAAACGTGCATACAATTTAACCACCGAAAACCGATTAccgatatatacatacaaataaaagACAATGAACGCCGGCACATGAAGTCGATCCAATTAAACGACTCTTTTCCCAAAGGAAAACGCTGAGAGGTCCTCAGTGCCGAGTTTTCGTGTCGGCGAACtactttatttttcaataacaATTATATATTGCATAATTAAGTGGCGTTTAACGGCGGACGACGgaatgaaagcaaacaaactgccgatggaaatgaaaattaccTTCGCCTTATTTTCCAATCGAAATGAGGCATACGAAAACATAATTATTGCCAATATGATAGCCTTAATTTATTGGCCTGAACTTTATTTCGTACATGGTGAATATTTTGAAATGGATATCTGGTAGTTTTGCTAACCTGTaaatcaacaataaaatatttccttttatttttaccttTCAAGGTTAACATTTAGTTTTTGATTGGAAGCGAACTAAAGTAATccccaataaaatttaaaatatacgcCCTATAAATAACAGACaagataaaagaaaaaatgcaaagccaATTTGTAAATCATTAGTAATTCATTCAAATAAAGATCTGCATTTTTAAAAGAGCCAGGTGCATAATCAGCTAAATAGCAGCTCGTATTACaaccaattaaaaacaaataaaacgtaAAAAAGGAAATCGTTAATTCGccgaacaaaagaaaaatggccagtggcaaataaacagaataattaaaatatttggaaagcttaaaaaacaaataaacaagagagaacaACATAATAATACAGGAAAAATCATCAGCGGCGGGAAGCTTTCATaaagcaaatatgaaaataatctAGTAAAGTGGCAATCGAAAAATAGACGAAACCGACAAGTTGCCAgacaaatttaaacaatatgttaaaggaaaacaaaatgcaaatgtctAACGAAGCGGAAGCccaatttataaaaatttacaaacgAATCGAATAAAAATACTTGTATTAAAGACCATAAAAGGAGCCAAACGAATTTTCCGCAACCCATTttctttgtaaataaattttcattgcTTATCTCTATAATGCACGAACAAATGGACCTAAGTCAAGCCAACTGCCATGAatcgcaataaaaaaaagaaaacgtttGCATATGTTCAAACGAAgctatacaatttttaaagaaattctTCGCTCTTTCTCggtcaataaaataaattagatatATCTTTCGAATCCAACTCCTTTTCGCCAATTGTGTTCAGCGAAAAAGATACACTTAGTATTAAATGTTATTACACCCACAAGCATATCTATGTgccagaaaataaaaaaccataaacTATTTGCAATTTCGACGGAATAACAAAGAGAACTAACCAACTTAAGGTACAACTTGTAgctaaaacaatttttatctGATGGAATTTAGATACGTGAAATTTTTCAGAGAAACACCTAAGCGCAGAAACTCATATTTGTAACTCTTTATCATTAGTAGTTTAGTGTGATAAATGTTAATAAAGAATGCATAAACGATAACCCTGCCattcaatttcattcaatttgcgTCTTGCCGTTGAAAGGCCGAAAATCCGGAAATCGCCGAATGTCGGGTAAGTTGAGCGTTTTAACCCCAAAAGTGACAGGATTTGTGTTTGGCCAcaataaacttttcatttattacgtgctaaaatttaataaacaggTTCAACAGCGCCGCAGTGTGAATgtcatatttcatttattaattaatggcATTAACATAAAGCGTCAATTTGTGCGGCACGGGATACCGCCCATAAAAGAGGCAGCACTCTAAAGCCGAGGCGATTAAAAAGTTTACCCTAGCCAAAGTCAAGACCGACCCTTAAATGTTGCATATATTGTGGGCACATAACCCCGGGGTCCCCATTACGAAACGTGCCTAGACTGTAAACAGTCGTCCTGGGTAAATCGGCAGACACTCGGCACATATATGACGcatatatatagcatatagcatacAGCCCAGCGTCAATGACATGCTCAATTTTTCATGCATTATGCCGGGGCGTCGggccacagtgcgtatgcttgATATTTGCCTCAATATCAGGCCGAAAGCACATTTAAGTCGCCGTAGCAGGAAAGCCTGAATATTTGCGTAGTAAGCACTGCGACGGCGAGAAACTTCACAGGGCCCATAAGACAATTTGCTGCTAGCTTACTTTCATGCactgaaacaaatttttggttAAGTTccacaaacaatttaaattttatattcgGAAAATTTCgttagaaaataattttcttgTTATGCATACACCATTTATTGTTAAATCAATTctgaatattatatattaatattttttcgctGTGTAGTCCAACTCATACATATGCACGCccagatacacacgcacactaaCATTTCGGCTGTGGAAATATAGGCTCGTACTGGGGATGATTTCGTTGGCTCTGGTAGTGTGGACTCTGAGCAAACACCGTGCAACGGAAACTATCGTCGTCTATATTGAGGAAATGGTTGAGGCTTTTCGGTCTGGGCATTTCGGGTTACATAACTGATTAAAGATTGGCCTAGCTTATGGGGATATACTCGTACAGATGCGGTGAGAGAGATTGGGCAAGGGCTAACCTCTCATGTCAACTTGTTGACTAAGCAAAGTCAGCCCCATATGAGTTATGATTTACTCAGCTCTTAAGCAGGAAAAACAATGATGAGGGGGAATTGGTATTCAACGCCTCttatttatgaaatgtttgcaaacaaaaaaaaaataagatagCTCATCGTTACGAAGTAGCGATTCATCTATCAGTAGAAAATAATCTGTTATTATAACTATTTTAACAGTTAAACAGCAAAATTCGGATACCATACTATTCTTTGTTATCAAATGAAGCTGCAATTCTATTAAGACCACTACATgtagaaaaaccaaaatgtaACTCAAATCTGGTGGACAACTTTAAGACCTTAAGAAACCACAATGAGTTTCATTCTGGTGATTTCCCCTTCCGCTAAATGAATCTTCAAACGTTTTATATGTGTCCGAATGCCATAAAACAGACCTAAATTCGTGGCTTGCCGTAGCTGTTGTAATTTTGTTATGACCCCTGGTCTCCTAATTCCCACCCCGAAAGTATGCCATAGGAAATTTCAGAGTAATTTAGTTGAAATGCTGCAGTGGCAgctttgtttggctttgttcTTTCATTTTGTGGCAGATATCTCAAGCAAATTAACCTAACTACTCCTAATGCCGGAGCCCAGCACTTCCCCACTCGCACACAACAACCAATTAAATTCTTCCGCAAAGGCATGAAAGCTTCGTAGCTCCGATTAAAGCTTTCCCGAAGATGATAGGATGGGTCTGCACCGGGAAAATGGTTAAAAGGTTTATACTTATGACAaccttaatattttaaaaggcTTAAGCCATTCGTATCTTTACTCAGACAATCAAGTTATGCACTCAATCATCGTCAATTAAGAGCCAGTTGCACTCTTCTTTACTGGCATCTTTTATCATTCCATCTTAGAATTTGTTAGTACTTATGTATGTTTCTTCTggttatattaaaatatatctaaatatataatatatataaatgtaaacgTTAATAAGTAAACGTTCATGTTGTCGAAGATTCCATGTAAAATCAAGTGAAACGAAAGTTGTGTTACCGTGTACATTTTGTTAGACATGTTTTTGCCTTAAAGCCAGACATGAAAGCCGTGTGAAGTCAACTTTTGTGGACGCCTCGAACGCGTTCTAAGTGAAATTTAGCCCTTGGGTACGTGACGATGCTGCTGTTTCTTCAGTTGCtcgcatttttttgtttcggtttctgcCACCGAAATAGCTGCATGAGGCACAAGGAtgtggcgatggcgatgacgacgGCGATGGCATGTCCTGGCCGACTGTCTGCCTTGTTGACATACGTCCTGCTGGCTTTTTGTGGAGCTGCTTTGCGCAAACGCatgctctgctgctgctgccaactTCCAGGCGTTTTCATTGTTGCGCTTTTGCAGTCGCAGAATCCGCCGAAAGCCAAAGGACCAGAAAATCCACtagcccaccacccaccccacGCAGCAGATGCCGAACATCTGTTTTATGTTTGCCTCGCTTCCAGCGTGGCTCTCTTAAAATTCCTGCGGAAAACTCTTGCTCTCTCGGTGCGTCGGAAAATGCGAATGCTGCCTGAGTTTCAGTTCCAGCATCAGCGCCGTCGAGTGTGGAGCGTGTTTTCGAGACCGGAAAATCCGTGAAAACTGTCGGGTTACTCAAGCCacgcagcacacacacacaccccagccgaaaaaaatggagaaaaaccCAGTGAAAAGCAGCCAACTCAGCGAAATTTAAGAACAATTAACGAGACTCCAGCGCAACTCCGCGGAAAAACATTCAGAAATTAAAAGGCAGCGGAAAAGCGCCAGCAAAAAGCGTCGAATTTGCGTTTTTCCTACGGCTTTTCCATcgcttttttggccagcgcGAATATCGATTGCTGACTGCCTTGCATAAGTCCACGAAGATTAGTATACAAACGCAGTCGAAACCGTCTGGATAAGCGATTCAAATGACAACGAACAACAGGCCGTACTCGTagtaattaagttttttaatcATCCATATTGAAGTCATCATGGAGCAGCTAAATTCAAGGATTTCAAAGCCTGGCCCAAACAATTGACACGAAAAAGGGAGGCAGCAAGAAGGATTTCcctggatatatatatatagaatctcctgtgtgtgtgtgtgtgtgtttgcccctgtttcgcttttattttcttttccattttatttcctttgTTGCCGTTTGAAAATGGATATTGCCTTGCGTGGCACAAACAGAGCATCGTCAACATCAACGACTGGAACTGGTGAGTCCTTGGCATCCCCGGCTCAAAGGCACATAATCACATCTTTTATTCCGCTGGCAAATGAAACAACGACCTTTTCACTTACAGGTCTGCATCATGCTGTGTCATTGGGCAACATTGAGGTCTCCACCAAGGTTCGTACTCATAAGTAGACCACCTCGCCAAAACGCCAAACACAAAACACCACAAAGTGTGCGGCgagtaaaattaatttctgtcaGGCGGAGGAGGCGCTGTCATAGCGAGTGATTGACACAATTATTTTGCTGCAAGTCTGGGGAGCGGGAAAGGACAACTCAGCAAGGTACATTAGCAGAGCTCAGGAGAGGGCAGCCAAAACTAGGATGGAAGCTAGGGATTTGCCAGAATTAGTAAAGTATATAGGCAGGGAAGTGGAACAGTTATACAGATTCAGGTGAAATAGTTTGAACTTGAACTGCCAGCTATAAAGTTTCTTCGATTATGTTTGTATActgggcgtatacgtaatattatAGTGAGGCAAATAAAGTATACGACAGGGTGTCTAGTTATAAATATCGCAAATCAAACACCTAAtcttatttgtattatatctATCACATAGACCACCTACTCCAGCCACATGGATCGCAGCTACGACTCCGAGGATGAACACACTGGTCGCCGAAGACTTCGCCATACGCTGTCCACCGAGTTGCATCCTCACACTTCTGTCTACTCGCGCGGAGATATTCGGGAACAGgtgaattatatattattcGCTTGGTATTATATTGTATgtataaaactattttatttccCAGTACTGCCTCACAGATCGCCAGCTGCACAGCATAGAGCAGCGTCCTAGGCGGGAACGATTTTTTGGCTGCCTTTCGCGACGCGGTCAAACGCAATCGGGCAGTTTTTTGGGCGGCTGTGTGGGTCGGCGGGTGCCCTCCGATGAGAATTTGGCCGC encodes:
- the LOC6730913 gene encoding uncharacterized protein LOC6730913 codes for the protein MVIQCTCDCNCSDSRDNRSVISCLLPGRSQPYKLGSSFGGDDMEQRIPYYRRLSNTSSALYGSCPQLLPSSSSTNNRHSWLRIPKNPQENPEENPVENPRQYSSLVRPKQRSPVLCNKSWWVSCPRLSYLPAEQTKMQSTATPTRHCHGGVGTQTTLPQTTSTPPTLPRFPSKRHCDNFGSYATLPTIEHQMTMPMMPHCSRHGGGVGGLGGAVGSGMTGVVPAPPPPRYANTNINGCCYMYNPMPPAHQSHHQHDHHHAQHHPVAQHQHHPHQYGPQYCLCDNWYHQPPPTQQQQQLHHQQQRAKNLMANGGCYFGYEANHHPSLHATPPHPSHITDEEDSAFPGLADREFHLLHRNIPALRRTGVDTTRIRQYFYPDGGWGWIICGVSFLVHILTTGLQLSYGLLWFYAVQYLHNTSGIELLGALSWSVSMVATSFVVSLCRKRSIRLLSIVGGLVMPLGILFTSFATEFGQVVFSYGIVFGVGVAMVREASTVMLGNYFKRRRQFVEMVAMSGEGVGIALFSVILKEGVGKAGWRLGLQIVAALTALSFFMGLMYRPASLYHPQRRAIQHLKNQRKKMREKKPILSQDVESTPKYFFLDISSLKSVTVKILLMTSSVASFGIYTPMFLMALNAAEQGSDVQELVLLQTFLGISMALGVVIAGALLRRCFVIRHFVINTKIVTQLFLSIVALAILFLSFVMGYTGLCILSWLYGIGLGGFQYSLKILALERIKLKHFSKAWGFIRGVESVPVLISVPLTSFLNDYSLKYGRAGYYICSAAAAISGIIIFFISEPQQQHQQQQQQLHHHYQQRNGHLATPTLMRHASARQHRPHLPMDYGYGEYPAPDLLSRSCISLNQMEPYLQTNFCQRHMLQQQQQQQQQQQHSHLQQLACHNLDLQQHQGRGAYQLGQGSIGAKMGKRLQRSLSFIQQHSNCCDGQMYCSWHSTYELGCHKSNKNPGSADRQPLICTCSSPNRNTVTYGTHGPTGPPGPPGPPSSTRSRSVPEGLSTMSQQCNCRQGPATFPAPTREFIYVPHAYASLQRTPHRHSQGAGSGSGPGNSALRNNPQCRLKRSQSLCRPNAVQFVEQITTSV